A section of the Arcobacter roscoffensis genome encodes:
- a CDS encoding CpaF family protein: MRSLRDLIEDQEKNSISLDDSVVEESTEEDSLLKETKEKITKIKKQAVNSLLEFPEIYTNKELYDLALRINDSFMMNLKSDQKITEENLEEVLPDYIQSYNNESRALSKEYLEDIKQMIINNIVGYGHISTIFDIAKDGLNDVIINTKDYVDIIYKGKTEQTPFTFRSEEELRKIIDKMLAENNRKIDEAHPIISSKLNDGSRVEVQIPPIAANGGSCVTIRKFNEIPLLLEMLIDAGQMDMKMAYFLVKVSKGKCNIIVSGGTSSGKTTFLNAMTRFVDGNEQLMVIEDTKEMQPQMPCHSIRSYESRMANEEGKGAIPLEYLLRSALRSSPRRIIVGECRGPEIVTMLNAMNTGHPGSMTTVHADSTKEALVRIENMYLEARPSANINFIRTQIVSAVDLIIQLVRFPDGTRKLVAISEIERRMEDNGVVSLNNIFEFKRDTSDLKKTKGEFQTLATPTRTINQMNMFGVDIDKRVFDPNFEMPKSMLIEALETDLPSVMCGWKDEFLKVFIDRDPQLFHKWPHFLKMKEE, translated from the coding sequence ATGAGAAGTTTAAGAGATTTAATTGAAGACCAAGAAAAAAATAGCATTAGTTTAGATGATAGTGTTGTTGAAGAATCTACAGAAGAAGATTCACTTTTAAAAGAGACAAAAGAGAAAATTACAAAAATAAAAAAGCAAGCGGTAAACTCTTTATTAGAATTTCCTGAGATTTATACAAATAAAGAGTTGTATGATTTAGCCTTAAGAATAAATGATAGTTTTATGATGAACTTAAAATCAGACCAGAAAATTACTGAAGAAAACTTAGAAGAGGTTTTACCTGATTATATTCAATCATACAATAATGAATCAAGAGCTTTATCTAAAGAATATCTAGAAGATATAAAACAAATGATTATAAACAATATTGTAGGCTATGGACATATCTCTACTATATTTGATATTGCTAAAGATGGCTTAAATGATGTAATTATAAATACAAAAGATTATGTTGATATTATTTATAAAGGTAAGACGGAGCAAACACCTTTTACTTTTAGAAGTGAAGAAGAACTTAGAAAAATTATAGATAAAATGCTTGCTGAAAATAATAGAAAAATTGATGAAGCCCATCCTATTATTTCAAGTAAGTTAAATGATGGTTCAAGAGTAGAAGTTCAAATTCCTCCTATTGCTGCAAATGGCGGAAGTTGTGTGACAATTAGAAAATTTAATGAAATCCCACTTTTATTAGAGATGCTAATTGATGCAGGTCAGATGGATATGAAAATGGCATATTTCCTAGTAAAAGTTTCAAAAGGAAAATGTAATATTATTGTATCTGGTGGTACATCAAGTGGTAAAACAACTTTCTTAAATGCAATGACAAGGTTTGTAGATGGAAATGAACAACTTATGGTTATTGAAGATACAAAAGAGATGCAACCTCAAATGCCTTGTCATTCTATTAGATCTTATGAGTCAAGAATGGCAAATGAAGAGGGTAAAGGTGCTATTCCTTTAGAATATCTTTTAAGATCAGCATTAAGATCAAGTCCTAGAAGAATTATTGTAGGTGAGTGTAGGGGTCCTGAGATTGTAACAATGTTAAATGCTATGAATACTGGACATCCTGGTTCAATGACAACAGTTCATGCTGATAGTACAAAAGAAGCTCTTGTAAGAATTGAAAATATGTATTTAGAAGCCAGACCAAGCGCAAATATAAACTTTATTAGAACTCAAATTGTCTCAGCAGTTGATTTAATAATACAATTAGTTAGATTTCCAGATGGTACGAGAAAGTTAGTTGCTATTTCAGAGATTGAGCGAAGAATGGAAGATAATGGTGTCGTATCTTTAAATAATATCTTTGAGTTTAAAAGAGATACGAGTGATCTTAAAAAAACAAAAGGAGAGTTTCAAACTCTCGCAACTCCAACAAGAACTATTAATCAAATGAATATGTTTGGGGTTGATATTGATAAAAGAGTATTTGACCCAAATTTTGAAATGCCAAAATCAATGCTTATTGAAGCATTAGAAACAGATTTACCATCAGTTATGTGTGGTTGGAAGGATGAGTTTTTAAAAGTATTTATTGATAGAGATCCTCAACTTTTCCATAAATGGCCACACTTTTTAAAGATGAAAGAAGAGTAA
- a CDS encoding type II secretion system F family protein: MSNLVLFFIIVIPILFISFAFYLYSFYIKMNQQKVIINTLVNTNSKILDNNRTDNAFEDDTNFLRKKLRFAGFSTQGAEYVFLLICVGFGLLTSFFIFLIAGSILIFICTFFIFMGFPYLVLVNLIKARQEEFNFALKEIIDKVTSMMRSGVGFEQALKKSILTSKSKLAQKVLGIYINEKSVIGEDKCFEKMFKLIESKELRIFYLTISIGRKSGGKFSNTLEKLRKTLHDQGEIKQEITSSTKEIKVGTYMIIGLIIFTYIMMNSALNDSLNAHFFGSDTGKIQMFFIIVWISFGLFVNSLLTKIK, from the coding sequence ATGAGTAATTTAGTTCTATTTTTTATCATAGTAATTCCTATATTATTTATAAGTTTTGCTTTTTATTTATACTCATTTTATATAAAAATGAATCAACAAAAAGTAATTATAAATACATTAGTAAATACAAATAGTAAAATTTTAGATAATAATAGAACTGATAATGCTTTTGAAGATGATACAAATTTTTTAAGAAAAAAACTTAGGTTTGCTGGTTTTTCTACACAAGGTGCAGAGTATGTATTTTTACTTATTTGTGTTGGTTTTGGACTTCTAACAAGCTTTTTTATTTTTTTAATTGCAGGATCTATTCTTATATTTATATGTACATTTTTTATATTTATGGGTTTTCCTTACTTGGTTTTAGTAAATCTTATAAAAGCTAGACAAGAAGAGTTTAACTTCGCATTAAAAGAGATTATTGATAAGGTGACAAGTATGATGAGAAGTGGAGTAGGGTTTGAGCAAGCCTTAAAAAAATCAATTCTTACCTCAAAGTCAAAACTTGCACAAAAAGTTTTAGGTATTTATATAAATGAAAAATCAGTTATAGGTGAAGATAAATGCTTTGAAAAGATGTTTAAACTTATTGAGTCTAAAGAACTTAGAATTTTTTATCTTACTATTTCAATTGGTAGAAAATCAGGTGGTAAATTTTCAAATACTTTAGAAAAATTGAGAAAAACATTACATGACCAAGGGGAAATAAAACAAGAAATAACATCTTCTACAAAAGAGATAAAAGTGGGTACTTATATGATTATAGGACTTATTATTTTTACATATATTATGATGAATAGTGCATTAAATGATTCTCTAAATGCTCACTTTTTTGGTAGTGACACAGGTAAAATCCAAATGTTTTTTATTATTGTTTGGATTTCTTTTGGACTATTTGTAAATAGCTTACTAACAAAGATAAAATGA
- a CDS encoding AAA family ATPase — MTLDDFKDKLDSNKENSILNTQIQEALELFADLTNLDDISYYKYEYEYNNFFHNLTIDKDGNVLDEKSHEDQKYKITLRKDKLVYGYISINKRIKSSSIIKKLLNKLIKYLNKQKELEKKLLGSDVSFNIFLFHDDTLDMFAQNLKGGLEGLFNVDVIVDNSIEKHISTIKNKETKHIIVYLIDDERNIKKYESVIKSLNELIIVIGPNDHKLSMYCGKLGIQNYISINEFKAEAIKEIILNTRNELLNKNKYGNKIIALSGISGGIGTTTIGMNMSDLLSQNLPDKNILYIDLSTTKAVSNLFLQKNPLPNKTIVDLINTSEFHLENNLQNGLSKIRENFYCVTGIQKHIDKEYIEKDVFISKLLEYVSNSSDYFNFIIIDLGLADASNLKTTIYDIVNEIWLLTEMNLPHISKVKTFYSLMKRAGLKEKISFIVNRYDSQNAISVNDVTSILNMTSGDKIQFDDYKIPNDYKTLGKCWNYCELASQSAKESLFIEKLEDILKKKEFYYSEDKKSKEGFFSSLFKKSK; from the coding sequence ATGACATTAGATGATTTTAAAGATAAACTTGATTCAAATAAAGAAAATAGTATTTTAAACACTCAAATACAAGAGGCTTTAGAACTATTTGCAGATCTTACAAATTTAGATGATATTTCATATTATAAATATGAATATGAATATAACAATTTCTTTCATAACTTAACTATTGATAAAGATGGAAATGTTCTTGATGAAAAAAGCCATGAAGACCAGAAATACAAAATTACATTAAGAAAAGATAAGCTTGTATATGGATATATTTCAATAAATAAAAGAATAAAATCTAGTTCAATTATAAAAAAACTTCTAAATAAACTAATAAAATATCTAAATAAACAAAAAGAGTTAGAGAAAAAACTTTTAGGTTCAGATGTATCTTTTAATATATTTTTATTCCACGATGATACTTTAGATATGTTTGCACAAAATCTAAAAGGTGGCTTAGAAGGACTTTTCAATGTAGATGTTATAGTTGATAACTCAATTGAAAAACATATCTCAACAATTAAAAATAAAGAAACAAAACATATAATTGTTTATTTGATTGATGATGAAAGAAATATTAAAAAATATGAATCCGTAATTAAATCACTAAATGAATTAATAATTGTAATAGGTCCAAATGATCATAAACTATCGATGTATTGTGGAAAATTAGGTATTCAAAACTATATTTCAATAAATGAATTTAAAGCTGAAGCAATAAAAGAAATAATTTTAAATACAAGAAATGAACTTCTAAATAAAAACAAATACGGTAATAAAATCATAGCTTTAAGTGGAATATCTGGGGGTATTGGAACTACAACTATTGGTATGAATATGTCTGATTTACTATCACAAAATTTACCTGATAAAAATATTTTATATATTGATTTATCAACTACAAAAGCTGTGAGCAATTTATTTTTACAAAAAAACCCGCTCCCAAATAAAACTATAGTTGATTTAATAAATACAAGTGAATTTCATTTAGAGAATAATCTACAAAATGGTTTATCTAAAATCCGTGAAAACTTTTATTGTGTTACTGGAATACAAAAGCATATAGATAAAGAGTATATAGAAAAAGATGTGTTTATTAGCAAACTTTTAGAGTATGTATCAAATTCAAGTGATTATTTCAATTTTATAATTATAGATTTAGGTTTAGCAGATGCTTCAAATCTAAAGACTACCATATATGATATTGTAAATGAAATATGGCTTTTGACTGAAATGAACCTTCCTCATATCTCAAAAGTAAAAACTTTTTATTCTTTGATGAAAAGAGCAGGTTTAAAAGAGAAAATATCATTTATTGTAAATAGATATGATTCACAAAATGCAATCTCTGTAAATGACGTAACTTCAATTTTAAATATGACAAGTGGAGATAAGATACAGTTTGATGACTATAAAATACCAAATGATTATAAGACTTTAGGTAAATGCTGGAATTACTGTGAGTTAGCAAGTCAAAGTGCAAAAGAGTCACTATTTATAGAAAAACTTGAAGATATTTTAAAGAAAAAAGAGTTCTATTACAGTGAAGATAAAAAAAGCAAAGAAGGATTCTTTTCATCTTTATTTAAAAAGAGTAAATAA